The Acinetobacter lwoffii genomic sequence AGTTAGAAATTGGTGTGAGCTTCAACACTATGGTGCGTAAAGCAGACGAAGTTCAACAGTTCAAATATGCGGTTTGGAACGTTGCGCATCAATATGCAAAAACAGCAACCTTTATGCCTAAACCAATGGTTGGCGATAACGGTTCTGGTATGCACGTGCATATGTCGATCTCTAAAGACGGCAAAAACCTGTTTGCTGGTGATGAATATGCAGGCCTTTCAGAAATGGCGTTGTACTTCATCGGTGGTGTAATTAAACATGCCCGTTCTTTGAATGCGATCACTAACCCTTCTACAAACTCGTATAAGCGTTTGGTTCCACATTTCGAAGCACCGATTATGCTTGCTTACTCAGCGCGTAACCGTTCTGCATCTATCCGTATTCCTTACGTGTCTAGCCCGAAAGGCAAGCGTATTGAAGCGCGTTTTCCAGATCCAATGATGAACCCGTACCTAGGTTTCGCGGCATTGTTGATGGCTGGTCTTGACGGTATTCAAAACAAGATCCACCCAGGTGAAGCTGCTGACAAGAACTTGTACGATCTTCCACCGGAAGAAGAAGCAAAAATCCCTACAGTGGCGCATAGCCTGGATATGGCGCTTGAAGCACTTCAAGCGGATCATGATTACCTGTTAAAAGGTGGCGTGTTCACGAAAGAAATGCTTGATGCTTATATCGAGCTTAAAACTGAAGAAGTTCGTCGTCTAAACACGACTACTCACCCAGTTGAATTTGATATGTACTACAGCTTGTAATTCATCACGAATTAAAGCGAAGAAAACCCGCGCATGTCGCGGGTTTTTTTGTATCATCTATTTATAATTTTAAATGATTGATGGGCTTAAATGGCACAACGTAAAAAGCACACCAGCTTTTATCCATGGATTGATCCAAAAGATCATAACAAAGGTTTTAAGTTGAACTTCTCTGAAGTGACTTATCTTGAAGTGGGGCGGACTCCCGAGGGTTATAAGCAGGCTCAATTTGTGGCGCTGAAAAATCCTGAAATAGCGCTGGATTATGCTTATCCAGAATCATTTTATTTGAGTGCTGAAGGTTTTATTTTAATTAAAACCCCACAAGGCAAATATGAAATCATTGCAAAAACAGATAACTGTTAACAATGAATAGTCGTTCTAGAAATCAAAATCAGCGTGTGCTGCTGTCAACTCTGCCTGTTGAGTTAAAACCGTGGCTGTATGCATCGGGTTCACTCACGCAACAACTGACCGATTTGGCGCAAGGACAATTCCATGTCGAGCCAATTCAAGAGCATTTTCAGCGTTTAAGCTTTGCCAATGCCAAATGGATGCAGATGTCACATCAGCATACTTCCTGGGTGCGTGAAAGTTATCTCTACGGCTCGGAACAGTCTCCTTGGGTGAAAGCCAAAAGCATCTTTCCGATTTTAAGCCTGCAAAAAAAAGCCCGAATTTTTCAGCATATTGGCACCAAACCGATTGGCTGGTTTCTGTTTCAGCGCACTAATCCACTGTGCCAGCGCCGGGTGGTACTTTTAGATGAGGGCTGGACCCGTCAGAGCTGCTATACTTGGCACGGCTGTAAATTTATCGTACAAGAAACATTTTTACCGGCATTTGAACACTTTATACAAAATTCACGGGCTTGATTTTTATGGCAACCGCACAAGCAATCACCTGGCGTGAGCGTCTTAGCGCCTATTATTATCTTTGTCGTTTTGATAAACCGATTGGGACTGAACTGGTTTTTTGGCCTACCATGTGGGCGCTGTGGATTGCAGCTCAGGGCATGCCACGTATTGAAATTTTAATTCCCATGATTTTGGGTGTGATTTTTATGCGGGCGGCAGGCTGTGCCATTAATGATTTTGCTGACCGTAAAGTCGATGCACATGTGGAGCGTACTAAAAACCGCCCATTAGCGACCGGGATTATCAGTGCCAAAGAGGCCGTAATGGTATTTCTGGTTTTGGTGGCTGCCAGTGCCTGCTTGCTATTTTTTCTGCCAATCGAAACTTTTTACTGGTCATTTGGGGCTTTATTTTTAGCGTTTATTTATCCTTTTATGAAGCGCTATACCCATTTACCTCAAGTCTTTTTGGGTGCAGCATTTTCCTGGTCGATTCCGATGGCTTATACCGCAGTTGGACAAACGCCGGATTTAACCTGCTGGCTTCTATATTTTGGTAATCTGGCCTGGACCGTAGCCTATGATACCCAATATGCAATTGCAGATCGTGAATACGATTTAAAGATTGGGGTGAAATCAACCGCGATCTTATTTGGTCGATATGATATTCAGATCATTAGCGCTTTGCAGGCCATTAGTATTCTTTTGATTGCTGTAGCACTTTGGCTAGAAAATTTACTGATTCCATTTGGTTTGGCTGCATTAATTGTTGTCACTCTCGATTTTATTTACCAATGGTTTAAAACTCGAGATAAAAATCCACATTTGTGTTTCTGGGCGTTTAGGCATAACCGCTGGATTGGACTGATTATTTTTGCAGGAATACTACTGGCTTTGAGGTAGTGACTGTCTATCGACTGAGAAAAAAGCGTCCTATAAGGATGCTTTTGTTATTGCCTAATCTATAAGGCTTGAGCTATGACTTTATTTTGTTATATTGGGCAGTGTAATTAAATGACGAAATTAAAGCAGGTTTGTTATGTCCGAGCAGCCACAGCCCCGCAGTGTCAAAAAGCTATTGATCTTCGGTACGCTTG encodes the following:
- the glnA gene encoding type I glutamate--ammonia ligase; protein product: MSMANKVLQLIQESGAKWVDFRFTDTKGKEQHVTYPADSIDEDTFEDGKMFDGSSIAGWKGIEASDMILRPDAATGFIDPFFAEPTVVVTCDVIEPSTGQGYDRDPRSIARRAEEYLKSTGIGDTAFFGPEPEFFVFDEVKWEIDMSGARHTLIAEEAAWSTNKDYEGGNSGHRPRVKGGYFPVPPVDSSHDMRADMCARIEDIMGPGRVEVHHHEVASCQLEIGVSFNTMVRKADEVQQFKYAVWNVAHQYAKTATFMPKPMVGDNGSGMHVHMSISKDGKNLFAGDEYAGLSEMALYFIGGVIKHARSLNAITNPSTNSYKRLVPHFEAPIMLAYSARNRSASIRIPYVSSPKGKRIEARFPDPMMNPYLGFAALLMAGLDGIQNKIHPGEAADKNLYDLPPEEEAKIPTVAHSLDMALEALQADHDYLLKGGVFTKEMLDAYIELKTEEVRRLNTTTHPVEFDMYYSL
- a CDS encoding chorismate--pyruvate lyase family protein gives rise to the protein MNSRSRNQNQRVLLSTLPVELKPWLYASGSLTQQLTDLAQGQFHVEPIQEHFQRLSFANAKWMQMSHQHTSWVRESYLYGSEQSPWVKAKSIFPILSLQKKARIFQHIGTKPIGWFLFQRTNPLCQRRVVLLDEGWTRQSCYTWHGCKFIVQETFLPAFEHFIQNSRA
- the ubiA gene encoding 4-hydroxybenzoate octaprenyltransferase — its product is MATAQAITWRERLSAYYYLCRFDKPIGTELVFWPTMWALWIAAQGMPRIEILIPMILGVIFMRAAGCAINDFADRKVDAHVERTKNRPLATGIISAKEAVMVFLVLVAASACLLFFLPIETFYWSFGALFLAFIYPFMKRYTHLPQVFLGAAFSWSIPMAYTAVGQTPDLTCWLLYFGNLAWTVAYDTQYAIADREYDLKIGVKSTAILFGRYDIQIISALQAISILLIAVALWLENLLIPFGLAALIVVTLDFIYQWFKTRDKNPHLCFWAFRHNRWIGLIIFAGILLALR